The sequence CTATCACACACATACATGTTGTCACTTCTTTCACACCTACACAGTCACAAATTCAGTTAATAGTTCATAGTTAACAGGTAACTGTAACAATTAACTTGCTGGCAGTTTAAAATGCCACCTTGTACTAACTGGATTCAACAAACAATTAACGGTTAACTAAATTGCTCACAAATGAATATGTATCACACCCATACATGATGTCACTTCTTTCACACATACAGCCACAAAAAGAAGGCTTAAACAATCACACACACATAGATGCTTACTAAAACAAGCATAATTCAGCTAACAGTCACACATACATGAGATACAGTCAAACACACTCTGCATTCTACATCATGTATGGGTGGCTGGGGACAAAAATGCCAGTCTCGAGATCGGTGGAGGACTGACAGGAATGAGGTTGTGGACTCCGGAGACTAGGGCGATGGGTAATAGCAGTGTTTGGGTCTGGGGACGCAGCATGGGGTGGAGAGCGGGGAAGGGAGCGACGGTGGTGCATGGTGAATAAGCAGGTGAGAGCTGGGAGACGATAGAGATGAGCAAACTAGCAGGAACAAGAATGAACAAAGAACTTAATGATTGTGAATTCAATCAGAGAAAAAATTTCTTTTTATGGCCACCGCGTCCATCTCTTTGGTACTCGTCCCATGTATTTTAGTATCATTTGCACCCCATCAGCTCATCAGCTCATGTTTAATTTATGGGATTCAAGTTGTCATGGACTGAAATGCCTAATTGATGTGAGACAACTATTAAAGGTGTCGTGGATTATTACTCTTATGATCCTGGATAGAATTTATCAGTCCGTTACCAACATTGAGTGAAGGTCTTATTTTTTGCAGGTATATTATGGGTGATTTACTTGCTTTAACAATGCAATCGTTGTTTCACAAAAGGATACGAGTATTAGGACAACTAAGATAGGGTCCATTTATGTTTTGTTGGCTCAAAATATGGCTGCAAACTTACCTGTTGTATAGGTCGTATAACATTTTGAAGCATTAGGAATAGTCCAACGTACCTCATAGGTGGTGATTCTTGTGTAATTCCCCTTTAATCATTGTTCACTCCAAACAAGAGTGTCACATTCACAATTTATTTCTTGTTATCCTCATATTAggactagaattttattttaaactAATGAAATTCAAGGGGTTTACATTCATGCTTCTTGTATTTATGGTGTTGATAACAATGAAATTAGTGCAGTGAGGATGTTACCCTTATAATTCTTATTTCAGTGAGGATTTTAAGCAGAATAATAATTATGGGATAAACATGAGTTGTATTGTTCAGACCCCATCATGTTAATTTTAATGATAAGCATCTATTTTTTCTCCAAACTAAGGTGTGTTTGTGCTGCCAGCAAGGTTCTGTTGCTTCAAACATTATTATTCATTTTCCCCTAAATTTTGCAGCTTATTTGGTCCGACTTGCTTCAAACATGTTCAAGAATACAACTTGTTTCCTCCACACCTTTGTTTACAAGAAGTATGGCTTGGCAGCCTCCATATTCTTcatcgcagcagcagcagcatgaaGTTGCCCATCTAATCAGTGAAGCTACACAGTCAGGGCTCCTGTCTACCTCAACCAAGCAAGCCCGGTCACTGCAGTGTTGCGTACTATGTTGTTCAAGGAAATGGTCAGACCTACAACTCCTCCACATACAAGAACCCTTCTAACTGTCCTGCAAGTGTTGTAGCTCCCAGTGGTGACTCCAGCTACTACTATTTTTGTAATGGTTGATAAGCTTAATGCTGGCAACAATGTAACATAATAATTGGGTTGTGTGATGGTGAATTTAACTGAACCCATGGAAAAGCCATGGGTTTCCACCCATTTATGGGTTGGTTTGGAGTTAACAAACTAATTGGATGGGTAGGGTTTGatttacttagtatgtttttgggtGGGTATGGGATGTGTGTCAAGATTTATGCCTATGGGTGTGGGTTCGGTGTGGGTTGGGGTTACTGCCATTCGCGGGCCTAGGCATGAGCCTACAATTTCACTATAGTTATGAAAATTGATCAGTCAATGATGATGAATCATACAAGCCTTTTTTTAATTCAGCATGTTCTTTGATAGGGGATGAATTTGCATGAGGTGTTATGAGCTGCAGGCGGAGGTAAGCAGTGGGAGTGTTTGCGTATTAAAGTGCACCGCACTACAATACTTGTTTGTGGATGTTGAGCGTTTACTTTAGCTTAATCAATCATATAGTTTTTAAATTAATTAATGTTATCTTTATCGTCCATGCAAGAGGATCTCTATCGTGTTTCACAAGATAGAAGCCACCAAGCACCTGTTCGGTTTTGTGTAGAACTTCACGCTCCTTCCTATCTGGATACTTATATCCTTATTTGGATGATGGTGCCTAACAACAACGATAGCCTGCCATCGACTTAGACGAGCAGCCATAGATCACCCTCAACAACTTAtgtgccgtcgcaacgcacgggcacctacctagtaAAGTGTCTAAGACATTAAAAACAAATTAAGCTCCAACGATTAAGTTATAAAACCGTGTATTTAAGAAAACAAATTACATTAATAGGAAAGAAAAAACTGAGGATGATATAGAAAGCAAGTATATGCTACTAATCTAGGTTGTAGTATATCTAGGCCATTTCATAATATAATCTATATTTCGAATAAAATGTATAAAACATAGTATTATTGGAGTTGTTTTTTTATGAGGGAAATATTGGATGCTCTTATAACGTGTCCAGCAGTTTACTTGTATGGTCATAAAAAACTACTTTGGATTATAGACTACACTTTTCGCAAAGTTGAATTTAAATATTGGACCTATTGCATCATATTAGGCCCCGATTCTGATGAGGCCCATTTGTCCGGACACGTAATTACGAGAACCTCGCAGTCCGGCCTGTTCGGATACGGAGCCCACGAACGAAGCCCTAATCATCCGCTCCAACTCCCCGCACTGGCAGATCTCAGCCGTCCACGAGAGCATCACGGCTAGGGTTTCCGATTTCAACTAGGACCCCTGGATCTATATATGAACCAGAGGCGAGAGGGGTGGCCGCAGAATCAGGTCCGTCTCCAACTCACTAGTACTCAGCCGCCGCAATCAGGGGGGCAGGTAGCTCGAGCGCGCGCTCCACCTGCGCCGACGCGATGCGGGCCAAGGTTCGTCTTCCCTCGCCTCCGCTGCGTTCTTCTTTCCATGGTGATGCGATGAAACCGTGTCCTAGGTAGCTTTGCGGAGCTAGGCATTTTCTAGGTTTTCGCCGTGGGCTGTGGCATTCGTGCCCGCGATAGTCTTGGTGACACTAAGCTGTTCTCTGTGATGACCACACACAGATGACGAGTCCGATTTAATCCATTCCATTAAACCATGGGGACAATCGAGGCATTTGTCTGAGAGAACACTAACAAACTGCTTGTTTTTTTCTGCTTCCCCCGCTGTTTTGATACAAGTTTTAGTTTATTTGTCGGCGGTCATTTCTGCAGTACTGGCATAATGAGGAAAACCTAGATTAGTCTGATCTAATTGATGAGAAATACCTCCTACTCATTCTGAATGTCAGTTCACTGCATGTTACATCTGATTCTAAGTATAGATCCACGTGTTTTATTTGCTTGTGACATCATCATTAAGCTGTACAAGCCAGATTCAGTCATTCGTTTCCGAAAGTCTTGGTGACACTAAGCTGTTCTCTATGACGACCAAACACAGATGACGAGTCCGATTTAATCCATTCCATTAAACCATGGGGACAATCGAGGCATTTGTCTGAGAGAACACAAACAAACTGCTGGTTTTTTCCTGCTTCTCCTGTTGTTTTGATACTAGTTTTAGTTTATTTGTCGGTGGTCGTTTCTGCAGTACTGGCATAATGAGGAAAACCTAGATTAGTCTGATCTAATTGATGAGAAATACCTCCTACTCATTCTGAATGCCAGTTCACTACATGTTACACCTGTTTCTAagtatacatccacatattttatTTGCTGGTGACATCCTCATTAAGCTGTACAAGCCATATTCAGATCATGCCCTGATTTACTTTGCAATTTCTAGCTGAATAGTACTTGCATGTTTTTTGTTTCTTTGGTCGAGAGGCGTAGACTTGGTTCGCTTGATGATTATTACTTGTTGCGCTCTTCCGTATTTGATGCTGGGATGTGATGGAAGAATCATTGGTCCGTGTTTCTGATCAATCATTGATGTGTAAAACACTCCATAATTCTGATCCCTGACAGTTGCGTAATCTGACTGTTGTCCGTTTAATGTCTGCTACTGTAGTTTCACATGATACTGTCTGTAGAATCTAAGCATTTGCTATGAAAGTGGGTGAACTGATTCTTGTTTCATTTGATTGCagtggaagaagaagaggatgcggAGGCTCAAGAGGAAGCGCCGGAAAATGAGGCAGAGATCTAAGTAGGCGCATCTTGTGACCGAGGATGGCGAGCTTCTCCTGCACCATGGCTGTGACGCGTTGGGATGATTGTCTCCCTTTGTAGACGTGCTTTGCTGTAGACGTAGGCGATGTAAACCGTCCTTTTTGATTAATTCTAGTATGTTCTGAGACTGGGTTTATATTGTAATTTGAGGATAATTATATGATGCTCTAAGTTTATTGATATTCCTGTCACTCGAATATGTTAGATGTCCTTTCTTCAGCGTTGGTCAGTTCTGCTCTCCCCATCTTTTGGTTCCTACTGTTCTCTTGGCTTTGTTTCCTGCTCATCTATGCTCTCCTGTCAGGTTCTCTATGCGCCCTGCCATTTTGAAATTCAAATTCAGTTCTGTTCTTTAGGTGATTGAATTTGAGAAATTTACACTCGTAGTTTTGGTTGGCTGCATTACTTGGAGAAGATGTGGCGTGTCCACATGTGGTGAAGTGAGTGGATGAGGTGGATCACGTGCGggctggcgtggcgtggcgttgcAGCAATGCAGCTGCACCACTGCCTTATCCGCTGGGGCCCCTCCCCTACCCATGTCTTTGGTCCTAGCAGCCCCCTGCAGGGAAGCATTTCAACTGAACTCATCAATTCCTTCATCATCCATGGAGGCCATGCCCAGGCCAAGTGTAGCTCCCTCGTTGCAGTTGCAGGCCCGTCCGTGCCCGAGGTGGCCGCGCCGGAAGCACTGCCCACCGTCCTCCGTGGCAAGCCGGAGGGTTGCTTGCTCGGCCTCGGCGGCCGACGCCGACGTGGTCGACCTCTTCGACGCCGCTAAGCTAACTGTAAGTGACACCTGACCTCGTTCGTATGTAGCccgtctccctctctctctgtgtGTTTGTGATTCCTAACGAGTTTTTGGTCACTTACCGCCTCCCTCCAGGTGGACAAGTTCGTGACGAGCGGCATGGTGGTGGGGCTCGGCTCCGGCCCTGCGTCCGCCCTGGCCATCCAGTACCTCGGCACGCGCCTCCGGCGGGGCTCTCTCGCGGGCATCACCGCAGTGACCTCGTGAGTCCTGCTTGCTATCTCTTCTCTTGTCTTCTCCGTGTCATTGCTCACCTGGCAGGCAATCAGTGACTGGCATCTGTTCTAACCAGCTAGCTTCCTGGGATTGACCAGCCAGGTCCGTGCTCAGTGCGAGCGAGGCAGACAAGGCAGGGATACGGGCTAACAGCTACCAGGAAGGCACCCAGGTTAGCAATATGCATGCGCGGCGGTGCTGCTGACACCTTCTTACTTGAATGAACGGCCTCTGAAACCGAGCTCGCTGACCTATATATAGATTGATTTTGCTTTCACTGATGCTGAAGCGATCGAGGAGGGCACGCTGGCCGCAGTCAtcgggcggcggaagaccgagagCGGAGAGCCCTCTTTCATGGCGGAGAAGGTAAGCAGACATTGATTGAAGACACGGCACGAACGAGCACATGAGTAAACGCTCTCTCTTAGCCAGCAACCATGGCGTCTGTCTGTACAGGCGATGGCTAAATCAGCTCACAAGCTTGCCTTCATCACTGGAAACGACAAGTACGTGACGACGGGCGTCGAGGGTTCTATTCCGGTCCTGATTAAAAGTGTAAGCAGCCATGCGTTGCTTCAGCGCGTATACGTATCGTTTCCTTTCCATGCAAATAAATATTCAGAGGAGCAGGCCATTTTCAGGGGAACTGGATAGACACTGCTGAAGAGATCGACGATTTGTTTCTAGGAGACGCAGAGGTGCGTGTGTGTGCCTGTTGGAATTTCAGTCACAACTTGAGAAGCTGCTGGGCTGTGCTGATCACATCACGATTTTCTTAATGGTGATATGATGAATGAAGGTTTGGAGGAGGCCGTCGTTTGGAACTGCTGGTCCACTTGGGGGTGACCACCCACTGGTTACCAAGGAGGGCCATCACGTGCTCGATGTTATCTTCACAACACCAATCCAAGATCTTGGTACGCCGTATGTGGATGGATGGTTGGAAGATCTTCCATCCCTTCCTCAACAACTGGGGATCTTCAATCCAGCGTAGCAACCATGACGACATCTTCGACTCCAGTCACCTTGATCGCTGTCTTGTCTTTTTCTTTTACAGGTCAGGTTGCAGAGAAGTTGGACAAAGTTGATGGCGTTGTGGATCACGGGATTATTTGCAGCAACCAGTAAATCTCTAACCGCACACACACACAACCTCTAGAAAATTTTCGGTTGTCTTCACACTGCAATCTGCTGCCCCTGCAGACCATACGCTGTCATTGCATCCAAGGGGGAAGTGCAGGTCCTGGACGAGAAATCTTCGGTGATACAGTAGCGGTGAAACCTTTTTGGCTGCTCTGCAGATTGTTGCGCTTTTCGGAACAGGAGTCTACTACCAGCTAGCTGGAAAAAAAATGCCATGAGTTAATCATGTACAACCAGAGCTCTTGTTCACCACTGGACAATTCAGCCGGCATCAGTTGAAGTCTGTGTTTCGCATAAACTTTTTTGAACTGGTACTCAGTTAACCAGATTCGATGAATGTGAGGCAGAGCTACAGCTTCAACTACTCTTCTAGTGTTTCAGGAGTTCGTCTCTTTTCATATGATTGGTTGCCCGCGGCATCTCATCTCCTATATG is a genomic window of Zea mays cultivar B73 chromosome 5, Zm-B73-REFERENCE-NAM-5.0, whole genome shotgun sequence containing:
- the LOC100192642 gene encoding 60S ribosomal protein L41-like translates to MRAKWKKKRMRRLKRKRRKMRQRSK
- the LOC100285298 gene encoding ribose-5-phosphate isomerase isoform X1; its protein translation is MSLVLAAPCREAFQLNSSIPSSSMEAMPRPSVAPSLQLQARPCPRWPRRKHCPPSSVASRRVACSASAADADVVDLFDAAKLTVDKFVTSGMVVGLGSGPASALAIQYLGTRLRRGSLAGITAVTSSVLSASEADKAGIRANSYQEGTQIDFAFTDAEAIEEGTLAAVIGRRKTESGEPSFMAEKAMAKSAHKLAFITGNDKYVTTGVEGSIPVLIKSGNWIDTAEEIDDLFLGDAEVWRRPSFGTAGPLGGDHPLVTKEGHHVLDVIFTTPIQDLGQVAEKLDKVDGVVDHGIICSNQPYAVIASKGEVQVLDEKSSVIQ
- the LOC100285298 gene encoding ribose-5-phosphate isomerase produces the protein MEAMPRPSVAPSLQLQARPCPRWPRRKHCPPSSVASRRVACSASAADADVVDLFDAAKLTVDKFVTSGMVVGLGSGPASALAIQYLGTRLRRGSLAGITAVTSSVLSASEADKAGIRANSYQEGTQRSRRARWPQSSGGGRPRAESPLSWRRSQQPWRLSVQAMAKSAHKLAFITGNDKYVTTGVEGSIPVLIKSGNWIDTAEEIDDLFLGDAEVWRRPSFGTAGPLGGDHPLVTKEGHHVLDVIFTTPIQDLGQVAEKLDKVDGVVDHGIICSNQPYAVIASKGEVQVLDEKSSVIQ